In Dyella terrae, one DNA window encodes the following:
- the folD gene encoding bifunctional methylenetetrahydrofolate dehydrogenase/methenyltetrahydrofolate cyclohydrolase FolD — protein MTARIIDGKRIARDLLDRIGRRVAERKAKGHAEPGLAVVLVGDDPASAVYVRNKRAACKQVGFRSFGYDLPASTTQEELFALIDQLNADPAVDGILVQSPLPEHIDEDALVDRIDASKDVDGFQAVNIGRLALRRFGLRPCTPRGVMTLLGHTDRPVRGQHAVVVGVSNHVGRPLLLELLIAGCTTTCCHRFTRDLESHIRQADIVIVAVGKPGLVKGEWIKPGAVVIDVGINRLEDGRLVGDVEFEPASARASWITPVPGGVGPMTVATLLENTLEAAESRAA, from the coding sequence GACGGTAAGCGCATCGCCAGGGACCTGCTCGACCGCATCGGCCGTCGCGTGGCTGAGCGCAAGGCCAAGGGCCATGCCGAGCCCGGCCTGGCCGTGGTCCTGGTGGGAGATGACCCGGCGTCGGCCGTTTACGTGCGTAACAAGCGTGCTGCATGCAAGCAGGTGGGCTTCCGCTCATTCGGCTACGACCTGCCGGCAAGCACCACCCAGGAAGAGCTCTTCGCGCTGATCGACCAGCTCAATGCTGACCCGGCCGTGGACGGCATCCTCGTGCAGTCACCGCTCCCCGAGCACATCGACGAAGACGCCCTGGTGGACCGCATCGATGCCTCCAAGGATGTGGACGGCTTCCAGGCGGTCAATATCGGTCGACTGGCCTTGCGCCGGTTCGGTCTTCGCCCGTGCACGCCGCGCGGCGTCATGACCTTGCTGGGACATACCGATCGTCCGGTGCGCGGGCAGCACGCCGTCGTGGTTGGCGTATCCAACCATGTCGGGCGCCCGCTGCTGCTGGAGCTGCTGATCGCCGGCTGCACCACCACATGCTGCCATCGCTTCACCCGCGATCTCGAAAGCCACATCCGCCAGGCGGACATCGTCATCGTGGCGGTCGGCAAGCCGGGGCTGGTGAAGGGCGAATGGATCAAGCCCGGTGCCGTGGTCATCGATGTGGGTATCAATCGCCTTGAAGACGGCCGACTGGTGGGTGACGTCGAGTTCGAACCGGCCTCCGCGCGCGCCAGCTGGATTACACCGGTCCCGGGTGGCGTGGGTCCGATGACGGTGGCGACCCTCCTGGAGAACACGCTGGAAGCCGCAGAGTCGCGGGCCGCTTAA
- the guaB gene encoding IMP dehydrogenase: MRILAEALTYDDVYLVPAHSVVLPRDVDTSTRLTRSLRLNIPIVSAAMDTVTEARLAITMAQNGGIGIIHKNMTAEQQAAEVRLVKKFEAGVIRSPITVGPNTSIREVLQLTRAHNISGVPVVDGEQLVGIVTSRDLRFERKHDDPVRNIMTRQDKLVTVREGASQDDVLQLLHQNRIEKVLVVNDDFQLRGLITVKDIQKARDNPNAAKDAHERLLVGAAVGVGGDTEQRVEALVAAGVDVIVVDTAHGHSQGVVERAGWVKKHYPQVQVIAGNIVTGEAARMLLHAGVDAVKVGVGPGSICTTRVVAGVGVPQITAIDMVATALKDEIPLIADGGIRYSGDIPKALAAGASTVMLGSMFAGTEESPGEVELFQGRSYKSYRGMGSLGAMALGSKDRYFQDEADADKLVPEGIEGRVPYRGPLRNIIHQLIGGLRASMGYLGAASIEDVRQKAQFVKVTSAGVTEAHPHDIQITKEAPNYRLNS, from the coding sequence ATGCGCATCCTCGCCGAGGCTCTCACCTACGACGATGTTTACCTCGTTCCGGCCCATTCGGTCGTTCTGCCGCGCGACGTAGACACTTCCACGCGGCTTACCCGAAGCCTCCGCCTGAATATTCCGATCGTGTCCGCTGCCATGGACACCGTGACCGAAGCCCGGCTCGCCATCACCATGGCCCAGAACGGCGGCATCGGCATCATCCACAAGAACATGACCGCCGAGCAGCAAGCCGCGGAAGTGCGTCTGGTGAAGAAGTTCGAAGCGGGTGTCATCCGCAGCCCCATCACGGTCGGCCCGAACACCTCGATTCGCGAAGTCCTGCAACTCACCCGCGCGCACAACATCTCCGGGGTGCCGGTGGTCGATGGCGAACAGCTCGTCGGCATTGTCACCAGCCGCGACCTGCGCTTCGAGCGCAAGCACGACGATCCGGTGCGCAACATCATGACGCGCCAGGACAAGCTCGTGACCGTGCGCGAAGGCGCCAGCCAGGACGACGTCCTTCAGCTGCTGCACCAGAACCGCATCGAAAAGGTGCTCGTGGTCAACGACGACTTCCAGTTGCGTGGCCTGATCACCGTCAAGGACATCCAGAAAGCCCGCGACAACCCGAATGCCGCCAAGGACGCCCATGAGCGCCTGCTGGTCGGCGCGGCGGTTGGCGTCGGTGGCGATACCGAGCAGCGCGTGGAAGCACTGGTTGCTGCGGGCGTGGACGTGATCGTCGTGGATACGGCGCATGGTCATTCGCAGGGCGTGGTCGAACGCGCTGGCTGGGTCAAGAAGCATTACCCGCAAGTGCAGGTCATCGCCGGCAACATCGTCACGGGTGAAGCCGCGCGCATGCTGCTGCACGCGGGCGTCGATGCCGTGAAGGTGGGCGTGGGTCCGGGTTCGATCTGCACCACGCGCGTCGTTGCGGGCGTGGGCGTGCCTCAGATCACCGCGATCGACATGGTCGCAACGGCGCTCAAGGACGAAATTCCGCTGATCGCTGACGGTGGCATCCGTTATTCGGGCGACATCCCCAAGGCGCTCGCCGCCGGAGCGTCCACGGTGATGCTCGGTTCGATGTTCGCTGGCACGGAAGAATCGCCGGGCGAAGTGGAACTGTTCCAGGGGCGTTCCTACAAGAGCTACCGCGGCATGGGTTCGCTGGGCGCGATGGCGCTGGGCTCGAAGGATCGCTACTTCCAGGACGAAGCAGACGCCGACAAGCTCGTGCCGGAAGGCATCGAAGGGCGCGTGCCGTACCGTGGTCCGCTGCGCAACATCATCCACCAGCTCATCGGTGGCCTGCGCGCCTCCATGGGTTACCTGGGTGCGGCCAGCATCGAGGACGTGCGCCAGAAGGCGCAGTTCGTGAAGGTGACCTCAGCCGGTGTCACCGAAGCCCATCCGCACGACATCCAGATTACGAAGGAAGCGCCGAACTATCGGCTGAATTCGTAA
- the guaA gene encoding glutamine-hydrolyzing GMP synthase — protein sequence MTDIHSDKILILDFGAQYTQLIARRVREIGVYCEIWAWDHDPAEIAAFGAKGIILSGGPESTTLPGAPKAPQEVFDAGLPILGICYGMQTLASQLGGATEAADAREFGHAEVDIEKTSRLFAGLSDHADSHRLDVWMSHGDHVSKAPPGFAITGTTDRIPVAVMENEDKRWYGVQFHPEVTHTKQGTALLKRFVSEICGCQTLWTAAHIIEDQIQRVRAQVGGDHVLLGLSGGVDSSVVAALLHRAIGDQLTCVFVDTGLLRWQEGDQVMATMAQHMGVKVIRVNAAERYFKALEGVADPEAKRKIIGRLFVEIFDEESAKVTNAGHGQVKWLAQGTIYPDVIESAGSKTGKAHVIKSHHNVGGLPEHMKLKLVEPLRELFKDEVRRIGVELGLPREMVYRHPFPGPGLGVRILGEVKPEYAELLARADAIFIEELRRWDLYDKTSQAFAVFLPVKSVGVVGDARAYEWVIALRAVETIDFMTAHWAHLPYEFLGKVSNRIINELRGVSRVVYDISGKPPATIEWE from the coding sequence ATGACCGACATCCATAGCGACAAAATCCTCATCCTCGATTTCGGCGCGCAGTACACGCAGCTGATTGCCCGACGTGTGCGCGAGATTGGTGTGTACTGCGAGATCTGGGCCTGGGATCATGACCCGGCGGAGATCGCCGCGTTTGGCGCCAAGGGCATCATCCTTTCGGGCGGCCCCGAGTCAACCACGCTGCCGGGTGCGCCCAAGGCGCCGCAGGAAGTGTTCGACGCCGGCCTGCCCATCCTCGGCATTTGCTATGGCATGCAGACCCTGGCCTCCCAGCTCGGCGGTGCCACCGAGGCTGCCGATGCCCGCGAGTTCGGCCATGCCGAAGTCGACATCGAAAAGACCAGTCGTCTGTTTGCCGGCCTCAGCGATCATGCCGACAGCCATCGCCTGGACGTCTGGATGAGCCACGGCGACCACGTGTCCAAGGCGCCCCCGGGCTTTGCCATCACCGGCACGACGGATCGCATTCCCGTCGCCGTGATGGAAAACGAAGACAAGCGCTGGTACGGCGTCCAGTTCCATCCGGAAGTGACGCACACGAAGCAGGGCACGGCCCTGCTCAAGCGCTTCGTCAGCGAGATTTGCGGCTGCCAGACGCTCTGGACCGCCGCGCACATCATCGAAGACCAGATCCAGCGCGTACGCGCCCAGGTCGGCGGCGATCACGTGCTGCTTGGTCTCTCCGGTGGCGTCGATTCCTCGGTGGTGGCCGCCTTGCTTCATCGCGCCATCGGCGACCAGCTGACTTGTGTCTTCGTCGACACGGGCTTGCTGCGCTGGCAGGAAGGCGACCAGGTCATGGCGACCATGGCCCAGCACATGGGCGTGAAAGTCATTCGCGTGAACGCGGCCGAGCGCTATTTCAAGGCACTCGAGGGCGTGGCCGATCCGGAAGCCAAGCGCAAGATCATCGGTCGACTGTTCGTCGAGATCTTCGACGAGGAATCGGCCAAGGTCACCAACGCCGGCCACGGGCAGGTGAAGTGGCTGGCCCAGGGCACCATCTATCCCGACGTGATCGAGTCGGCCGGCAGCAAAACCGGCAAGGCCCACGTCATCAAGAGCCACCACAACGTCGGCGGCTTGCCGGAGCACATGAAGCTCAAGCTGGTCGAGCCGCTGCGTGAGCTGTTCAAGGACGAAGTCCGTCGCATTGGCGTCGAACTCGGCCTGCCGCGCGAGATGGTCTATCGCCATCCGTTCCCGGGCCCCGGCCTGGGCGTGCGCATTCTGGGCGAAGTGAAGCCCGAGTACGCTGAGCTGCTGGCTCGTGCGGACGCGATCTTCATCGAAGAGCTCCGCCGTTGGGATCTATACGACAAGACCAGTCAGGCCTTTGCCGTCTTCCTGCCGGTGAAATCCGTGGGCGTTGTCGGCGACGCACGTGCTTACGAGTGGGTGATTGCCCTGCGCGCCGTCGAGACCATCGACTTCATGACCGCGCACTGGGCCCACCTGCCGTACGAGTTTCTTGGTAAGGTATCTAACCGTATTATCAATGAGTTGCGCGGTGTTTCTCGTGTCGTTTATGACATCAGTGGCAAGCCGCCTGCCACCATCGAGTGGGAGTGA
- the tadA gene encoding tRNA adenosine(34) deaminase TadA yields the protein MTEQESAAGAAVFSELDQRFMRQALQLAEHARDAENEVPVGAVLVQDGEVIGLGWNRNITLSDPTAHAEIQALRAAGEKLSNYRMTGATLYVTLEPCAMCAMALVHARIGRVVYGATDPKTGAAGSVFDTLVSERHNHRVTVESGLFAEEASQMLREFFRSRR from the coding sequence ATGACGGAACAAGAATCCGCCGCAGGGGCGGCAGTCTTCAGCGAGCTCGACCAGCGCTTCATGCGCCAGGCCCTGCAGCTTGCCGAACACGCGCGCGATGCCGAAAACGAAGTGCCGGTGGGCGCCGTGCTGGTGCAGGACGGCGAGGTGATCGGCCTGGGCTGGAACCGCAACATCACCCTGAGCGACCCGACGGCGCATGCCGAGATCCAGGCCCTGCGCGCGGCGGGCGAAAAGCTCTCCAACTACCGGATGACCGGCGCCACGCTCTACGTCACGCTGGAGCCTTGCGCCATGTGCGCGATGGCCCTGGTGCACGCGCGGATCGGCCGCGTCGTTTACGGCGCGACGGACCCGAAAACGGGCGCCGCCGGCAGCGTTTTCGACACGCTGGTTTCGGAGCGCCATAACCATCGGGTGACGGTGGAGAGCGGCCTGTTCGCGGAGGAGGCATCGCAGATGCTGCGCGAATTCTTCAGGTCACGGCGATAA
- a CDS encoding CHAD domain-containing protein, translating into MNASQDQAPIKQAAAAKSAGDRAFTDLCKLFETYLVKAGKARHELLIRYSPKSLHAWRVSLRRVTATLDQVCEAVDDDAPVDLVEQLKGYRNATGQSRDLDILLDESLPHFYEHKPKADKIDPALVQTLEAERQRLHHDALDHLQHANIPAIQRGFEAWYKQQSVGDAELQQIAAELIEFLFQQLRKRGERLGEGRKRLHKARTTTKKLRYTMELFEPLFPKDAAKRWLDQLADLQTHLGESHDRMTSRMLCKGLLPEAVERDDLKAFLKWSRTSAQGSAMKAATSLDRLMGLEKYWAS; encoded by the coding sequence ATGAACGCATCGCAGGACCAGGCCCCGATCAAGCAGGCAGCAGCTGCCAAGTCTGCAGGCGATCGCGCCTTCACCGACCTGTGCAAGCTGTTCGAGACCTATCTGGTCAAAGCCGGCAAGGCTCGTCACGAGCTGCTTATCCGCTATTCCCCCAAATCGTTGCACGCCTGGCGTGTCAGCCTCAGGCGAGTCACCGCCACGCTGGATCAGGTCTGCGAAGCCGTCGACGACGACGCGCCCGTCGATCTGGTCGAACAGTTGAAGGGCTACCGCAACGCCACCGGCCAGAGCCGCGACCTGGATATCCTGCTCGACGAGTCCCTGCCGCATTTCTACGAGCACAAGCCGAAGGCCGACAAGATCGATCCGGCCCTGGTGCAGACGCTCGAAGCAGAGCGACAGCGGCTACACCACGACGCGCTCGATCATCTGCAGCACGCCAATATCCCTGCCATCCAGCGCGGATTCGAAGCCTGGTACAAGCAGCAAAGCGTGGGCGATGCCGAGCTCCAGCAGATCGCCGCCGAACTGATCGAATTTCTCTTTCAGCAACTTCGAAAACGAGGCGAGCGCCTGGGCGAGGGACGAAAACGCCTGCACAAGGCCCGCACGACGACCAAGAAGCTGCGTTACACCATGGAACTCTTTGAGCCCCTGTTTCCCAAGGATGCCGCCAAGCGCTGGCTCGACCAGCTGGCCGACCTGCAGACCCACCTTGGCGAATCCCACGATCGCATGACCAGTCGGATGCTATGCAAAGGTCTGCTCCCCGAAGCCGTCGAGCGCGATGACCTCAAGGCGTTCCTCAAGTGGAGCCGGACATCCGCCCAGGGTTCGGCCATGAAGGCAGCCACGTCACTGGACCGACTGATGGGCCTGGAGAAGTACTGGGCAAGCTGA
- a CDS encoding NAD-dependent protein deacetylase, with protein sequence MSDARPPSDHPASADLERDAAQLADFIGRYPRLFVLTGAGVSTDSGIPDYRDLEGDWKRPQPVTYQAFMGELRTRQRYWARSMVGWPRFSQAQPNAAHRALARLEAAGHVSLLLTQNVDRLHQRAGSQHVVDLHGRLDVVRCMANEHRLPRTDFQRMLEERNPSWVALEAVEAPDGDADLEGHDFSTFDIPACPSCGGILKPDVVFFGEGVPRERVEAAMAGLDASDAVLVIGSSLMVFSGFRFVNAAAKAGKPIAAVNRGKTRADALIGLKIEEPVGALLDIVCPA encoded by the coding sequence ATGAGTGACGCACGCCCACCATCGGACCATCCGGCCAGCGCCGACCTGGAACGCGACGCCGCCCAGCTTGCCGATTTCATCGGGCGATACCCCCGTCTGTTCGTGCTGACGGGCGCCGGAGTCAGTACCGACTCGGGCATTCCCGATTACCGCGACCTGGAGGGTGACTGGAAACGGCCACAGCCGGTGACCTATCAGGCGTTCATGGGCGAACTGCGGACGCGGCAACGTTACTGGGCGCGCAGCATGGTCGGATGGCCGCGTTTTTCGCAGGCGCAGCCCAACGCCGCACACCGGGCGCTGGCCCGCCTTGAGGCTGCCGGGCATGTCAGCCTGCTGTTGACCCAGAATGTCGACCGCCTGCACCAGAGGGCCGGAAGCCAGCACGTCGTCGATCTGCACGGCCGCCTGGACGTGGTCCGCTGCATGGCCAATGAGCATCGCCTGCCCCGCACCGATTTCCAGCGCATGCTCGAAGAGCGCAACCCCAGCTGGGTCGCGCTGGAGGCGGTCGAGGCCCCCGACGGCGATGCCGACCTCGAAGGGCACGATTTCTCGACGTTCGACATTCCAGCCTGCCCATCCTGCGGCGGCATCCTCAAGCCGGACGTCGTGTTTTTCGGCGAAGGGGTGCCAAGAGAGCGGGTGGAGGCAGCCATGGCCGGCCTGGACGCCTCCGATGCCGTACTGGTGATCGGCTCCTCGCTGATGGTCTTTTCGGGCTTTCGCTTCGTGAATGCCGCAGCCAAGGCAGGGAAACCGATTGCCGCCGTCAATCGGGGAAAAACCCGCGCCGATGCCCTGATCGGGCTCAAGATCGAAGAACCGGTGGGCGCCCTGTTGGACATCGTCTGCCCGGCTTAA
- a CDS encoding HAD family hydrolase, whose translation MIELVGFDADDTLWHSECYYRDAQDEFEQIIGRYVDLKQQSLHERLLAIERRNLKVFGYGAKAMTLSMIEAAVDFTNARISAADIHRIVGIGKHVLSHPVKLLPGVRDAVEAVAARYKIVLITKGDLFHQERKVAQCGLADLFHRIEIVSEKDEAAYRRVLAEFDLAPGAFAMIGNSLRSDIAPVVGIGGWGIHIPYHLLWAHEADTDFAAGSPRVVEVKDASGIAAALEQLDRRAAA comes from the coding sequence GTGATCGAACTCGTGGGCTTCGATGCCGATGACACGCTCTGGCACAGCGAGTGCTATTACCGGGACGCCCAGGATGAGTTCGAGCAGATCATTGGCCGCTACGTGGATCTGAAGCAGCAATCGCTGCATGAACGCCTGCTGGCGATCGAGCGACGCAATCTCAAGGTGTTCGGCTACGGCGCCAAGGCAATGACGCTCTCCATGATCGAGGCCGCCGTCGACTTCACCAATGCCCGCATCAGTGCAGCTGATATCCACCGCATCGTCGGGATCGGCAAGCACGTGCTGTCTCATCCCGTGAAACTCCTGCCTGGCGTGCGCGACGCGGTCGAGGCCGTCGCGGCGCGATACAAGATCGTGCTGATAACCAAGGGCGACCTTTTCCACCAGGAGCGCAAGGTGGCGCAGTGTGGTCTCGCCGACCTGTTCCACCGGATCGAAATCGTGTCGGAAAAGGACGAAGCGGCCTATCGGCGCGTGCTGGCGGAGTTCGATCTCGCGCCCGGGGCATTTGCGATGATCGGTAACTCCCTGCGCTCGGACATCGCGCCGGTCGTCGGCATCGGCGGCTGGGGCATCCATATCCCCTATCACCTGCTGTGGGCCCACGAGGCGGACACTGACTTCGCAGCCGGCTCCCCGCGAGTCGTCGAGGTCAAGGATGCCAGCGGCATCGCCGCCGCTCTCGAACAGCTGGACCGGCGCGCAGCCGCCTGA
- a CDS encoding RNA polymerase sigma factor, giving the protein MDNTVAGPGSPARAAQIDQLYREHHRALVGFLHSRLGSNADAQELAQEVYLRLLTMDDTSQITSPKAFLFRVAANLSVDRLRMRAVRTHAALEPPPEAQPHESPIPEQHATAIEQVRGLRAALAELPPKTSKAFVMYAIEGREFSAIAQDMKLSERMVRYHVTNALAYCRERCNRPETI; this is encoded by the coding sequence ATGGATAACACCGTCGCCGGGCCCGGCAGTCCCGCACGTGCTGCCCAGATCGATCAGCTGTATCGCGAGCACCATCGTGCCCTCGTGGGCTTCCTGCATAGCCGCCTGGGGTCGAATGCGGACGCCCAGGAGCTGGCCCAGGAGGTGTACCTGCGCCTGCTGACCATGGACGACACGTCGCAGATCACCTCGCCCAAGGCTTTTTTGTTCCGTGTGGCCGCCAATCTGTCGGTGGATCGCCTGCGCATGCGCGCCGTGCGCACCCATGCAGCCCTGGAGCCGCCTCCTGAAGCTCAGCCCCATGAATCGCCCATTCCCGAGCAACACGCGACCGCCATCGAACAGGTGCGCGGCTTGCGGGCCGCTCTGGCCGAACTACCGCCCAAAACCAGCAAGGCATTTGTGATGTATGCCATCGAGGGCCGCGAATTCTCGGCCATTGCGCAGGACATGAAACTCAGCGAGCGCATGGTGCGCTACCACGTCACCAACGCGCTGGCGTATTGCCGCGAACGCTGCAACCGGCCGGAGACGATCTGA
- a CDS encoding FecR family protein yields MVSTINDSNDPVAQSASDWWLRLRDPDCSEQTTGQWLAWFEADERHRQAFEAVCQFAEQLDSVPAMERQALSRSFATQPARTAMQRSRTNAWLAVAAVLVVAVLGGVWVAKRDLAPSSRSYASQIAQTQQIALPDGSSIELGASSSLTTKYARSQRHVDLVAGEAFFHVTHDEARPFVVNAGPLSILDLGTAFNVRRTGERVVVAVTEGRVRVSPNQQADASNVAGVEVTAGHQVSFDPGNASLSVSPVTTDHATAWRNHRLEFVNEPLVDVVANVNRYSQRPVRIADADLGGLSFTGTVKTDAIDSWVSALPRVFPLEVTTYPDHVELARQRSGSDKR; encoded by the coding sequence ATGGTCAGCACGATCAACGATTCGAACGATCCTGTCGCCCAGTCCGCCTCTGACTGGTGGCTGCGCCTGCGCGATCCGGACTGCAGTGAACAGACGACCGGTCAATGGCTGGCATGGTTCGAAGCCGACGAGCGTCACCGACAGGCGTTTGAAGCCGTGTGCCAGTTTGCCGAGCAGTTGGACAGCGTCCCCGCGATGGAACGCCAGGCGCTTTCCCGCTCCTTTGCCACGCAGCCAGCCCGGACGGCGATGCAGCGGTCGCGCACGAACGCATGGCTCGCCGTAGCGGCCGTGCTGGTCGTGGCTGTCCTTGGTGGCGTATGGGTCGCCAAGCGTGACCTCGCGCCGTCGTCCCGGAGTTATGCCAGCCAGATCGCGCAAACCCAGCAGATTGCCTTGCCGGACGGCTCGAGTATCGAGCTCGGTGCGTCGTCCTCCCTGACTACCAAGTACGCACGTAGCCAGCGTCATGTCGACCTGGTAGCCGGCGAGGCTTTTTTCCATGTCACCCACGATGAAGCACGGCCCTTCGTCGTCAATGCCGGGCCGCTGTCGATCCTCGATCTGGGCACGGCGTTCAACGTGCGCCGGACCGGCGAGCGCGTTGTTGTGGCTGTCACCGAAGGACGCGTGCGGGTTTCACCCAACCAGCAGGCTGATGCATCGAACGTCGCCGGCGTGGAAGTGACGGCGGGTCATCAGGTGTCATTTGATCCGGGTAATGCCTCATTGAGCGTCAGCCCGGTGACGACCGATCACGCGACGGCATGGCGCAACCATCGCCTTGAATTCGTCAATGAGCCACTTGTCGACGTCGTGGCCAACGTAAACCGCTACAGCCAGCGGCCGGTGCGCATCGCCGATGCCGATCTCGGTGGATTGAGCTTCACCGGTACCGTCAAAACCGATGCCATCGACAGTTGGGTCAGTGCTTTGCCCCGGGTTTTTCCGCTCGAAGTCACGACCTATCCGGATCACGTCGAACTGGCCCGTCAACGCAGCGGGAGCGACAAGCGATAG